In Arachis hypogaea cultivar Tifrunner chromosome 2, arahy.Tifrunner.gnm2.J5K5, whole genome shotgun sequence, a genomic segment contains:
- the LOC112730800 gene encoding uncharacterized protein produces the protein MLKGRFSFFGASSNSINTNTKNYSSLSKGEELRPKLNLETDRQVYRPGDPVVVTIQISNPSNEYSFLMERLGFEIKGIEKLDTQWFATPKPLPGSKQRRGENVFLDASTPVLVANQIVNFGRSKSYVVRMLLPDTIPPSYKGSNIRYLYYVRTALMGGWLVLENGQSRPETTNDVNDLEVRVPLQIWINQKVNGFQSDEDIVPPTIIQPDLFWKEVDADADWVRANDYYDAAEEDYDSSRDDVSSVSSFNYNPTKENLYRGFGSSLSLRSSSARSLNRESFALEGHRTSLSSNIALPRLSVAEVLSDPGADVLSNQKSLAIASPSEQQKYRKPFSAEDDAGVSTSPEAGANESLASEGFTRGRSYNIKLDDQVLLKFSPKNSDATYYFSDMIGGTLTFFHEEGARRCLEISVTLETSETISRRFIHPSRRNSPTITKIQSDHHEVVADLVQTSFLFSIPMDGPMSFSTSHVSVQWVLRFEFFTTPKNVDWRRYEHPLLIEGRDKTEWVLPITVHAPPSRALPSGTRNDKHFSLDPSWGHN, from the exons ATGCTAAAAGGGAGATTCTCGTTCTTCGGGGCTTCTTCTAACTCAATCAACACCAACACCAAGAATTATTCATCATTATCGAAGGGTGAAGAACTGCGTCCAAAACTGAATCTCGAAACGGATAGGCAAGTATATAGGCCTGGTGATCCAGTCGTTGTGACCATTCAGATCTCAAACCCGTCCAATGAATACTCTTTTCTCATGGAAAGGCTCGGTTTTGAGATCAAAGGGATTGAGAAATTGGACACTCAGTGGTTCGCTACACCGAAGCCTCTTCCTGGTTCTAAGCAAAGGAGAG GTGAAAATGTGTTTTTGGATGCCTCAACACCAGTCTTAGTGGCAAATCAgattgttaattttggaagaagcAAATCAT ATGTTGTACGAATGCTGCTGCCTGACACTATTCCTCCGTCGTACAAGGGTTCAAATATTCGTTATTTGTACTATGTTAGAACTGCATTAATGGGAGGGTGGCTAGTGCTTGAAAACGGGCAGTCTCGTCCAGAGACCACAAATGATGTTAATGATTTG GAAGTACGTGTTCCATTACAAATATGGATAAACCAGAAAGTCAATGGCTTTCAATCTGATGAAG ATATTGTTCCTCCAACTATTATCCAACCGGATTTATTTTGGAAAGAGGTGGATGCAGATGCTGATTGG GTTAGAGCAAATGATTATTACGATGCTGCTGAGGAGGACTATGACAGCTCAAGGGATGATGTGTCCTCtgtttcttcttttaattataaCCCCACTAAAGAAAATCTTTACAGAGGGTTTGGAAGTTCATTATCATTACGATCTTCTTCTGCAAGATCATTGAACAGAGAATCTTTTGCTCTAGAAGGTCATCGAACAAGTTTATCTTCAAATATAGCGCTTCCTCGACTTTCTGTTGCTGAGGTGTTATCTGATCCTGGCGCCG ATGTCTTATCAAACCAGAAATCACTTGCTATTGCCTCACCAAGTGAGCAACAGAAGTACAGGAAACCATTTTCTGCAGAAGATGATGCTGGAGTATCCACTTCACCAGAAGCGGGAGCGAATGAGTCTTTAGCat CAGAAGGCTTCACTAGAGGAAGGTCTTATAACATCAAACTGGATGATCAAGTTTTGCTtaaattttcaccaaaaaattCTGATGCAACTTATTACTTCAGTGATATG ATAGGTGGGACTCTTACTTTCTTTCATGAAGAAGGAGCTAGGAGATGCCTTGAG ATCTCGGTAACATTGGAAACTTCAGAAACTATAAGTAGGCGATTTATTCACCCTTCTAGGAGGAATTCCCCGACAATAACCAAG ATTCAGAGCGACCATCATGAGGTTGTTGCAGATTTGGTGCAGACAAGCTTCTTGTTTTCTATTCCAATGGATGGTCCAATGTCCTTCTCCACTTCACATGTATCTGTGCAATGGGTTCTTCGTTTTGAGTTCTTCACAACTCCAAAGAACGTGGATTGGAGAAG